The Paramisgurnus dabryanus chromosome 24, PD_genome_1.1, whole genome shotgun sequence genome contains the following window.
aaaataatagtcaactttcttattgttaatattgtgaaataagaccgccttgatgacgtatgcaccCCACAAaggcgacctccggaggctgcagccttccgacTGAGAAAAGGCCACATGTGAATATGTTAAAATACGTAGTGTTTGGGTCAGTTGTGTGTTGATCAGCTTATAACATTTATAAtcttactgtgtgtgtgtgttatgtgtTGTCAGGATGTGGATTGTTGTGAAACTTCAGTCTATGTGACTGATGGGAGCTCCACAGACAGTCTGGATTCAGTGAGCATACACCAAGATCAGCTACTGATGGACAGACGGCTCTCATCCGGTCCCACACAGGAATCAGAGCTCGGTCTCACTTTACTTTGTTATAGCGAGTCAGACAGCGATCAGGAGGATGAATCTAATGATAAAAGCACCAAAGAGTCTCATGATATTGTCTGTAACGCTAAAGAACAGCAGGAGATCCTGCAGACCACAGTGAAGACGTGTTCAGTCCAACTGGAGGATTGCACGAACCTGATGGAGATAAAAATAGAAACTATAGAAGAGGAATGTGACACTGAGGACGATGATAAAGAAGAAGATAAGAATAAGCGttatgatgaagatgatgattttGACAATCACTGTATTCCTTcaggtatgtttttttttatactttctTTGCTTTGGTGTTAATTACTGTTTTGGTTCATggcataaaaaatgtattaaaaaaggtcatttatttcaatggGACCTCTTTTTATTCACACGTGAATGCTGGAAAGCAAAAATGAGTCGAATTTCAAGCTTGCACTATAGATGGTTTcggcagtaacaacataaacaaacggcttttgttgaacaaatgtaacttccggtaaactttcGCACTGAATAAATACCAACAGAGTTATTTTATAGTatttattttctaataaaaagctaaataagcaacaagtagATTACTTCTTGTTTATTATGTTTGCAGTTTgtgtaaatttaaattaaaaaaaaatattttcaatgcTAATGTGTTTCTTTCAGATGAGATCAATGGATCTTCTGATGAAGCAAAAACGCACAAGTGTCCATACTGTAAGAAGAGATTTCCTGATGCATTGAAGGTTAAGTCACATGTGCGTCTACACACTGAAGAGAAAACGTATCAATGCAGCATATGTGGAAAAACCTTTAGGCTTTTACGTTCTTTGAGGGCCCACGAAATAACACACAGGGCGGAGAAACCCTTTCCAtgttcacactgtgataaaCGTTTTAGTAATAAAAACCGTGTGATGGTCCACGAGAGAgttcacaccggagagaaaccgTACCTGTGCCAAGACTGTGGGAAGAGCTTCTCTAAATCTCATTCTTTTAGAGTTCATCTGAGAGTTCACACCGGAGAAAAACCTTATCAGTGCTCTCAATGTGAAAAGAGCTTCGCACGTCCCGAGGCCTATAGGCTTCATCGGCGAGCTCACACTGGAGTGAAACCTTAtcagtgtagtttttgtgggaagagtttcacTCGACGGGACAATTTATCGACACATCAGAGAATTCATACgggagaaaaaccttacaagTGCACTCAGTGTGATTTGGGATTTACACAAGCGGTTCTCCTGAGACTCCATCAGAAAAAACATACTGCAGGAAAACCTTAACATCTTTGGGAGATTTTCATTCATTTAGGACCTTTAAAAAACTCATCATGCTGAAGAACAAATTGTGAAAATGACAAATAACTAATATAAAAGATTGTTACAAACactattttacattttgtagaagACTTTGTATTTTCTGTACTGTATTGAAAATAATAGCAGATTTAATTAAAAATCAGATGTATTTGCTGTAAGAATTTTTGTACATTTCTAGTTctgttacatttataatgtgattttttttatgttaatgcatgtatgtgtatttaattttatacatatacattataaatacatttttcagtttttttttttgttcaccAGGAAGGTTTTATTACACAAATTTAATGTTAGTACGTGTATATTAATGGAAAAAAAATTCTGGGAATGGTCCGTAACTTAATTCTTGATTTAAATAGTTAATGTTGTGTTGTTATCTATCATTCCTCTAACTAAAAAAAACCTCAAAcacataatttaatataatgagGGGGgttcataatacattttttattcaaattctGTATCtgtaattattttctattattatttcaatgcacagagtgtatttatgtaaattgtatgcaataaaaaattaaatttttcacCATTTAAGATTTAATATTTAGGATTTTTCCTCCGGTTCCTCAATATGAGCTTCACCTCCATTCCAGCAGGTGGCGCAAATGCACCCCGAGCTGGTTTACCAAACAACcgccacaaaacaaaaaaagaagaCGTAGTTTGTTGGCCTGTTAGAGAAGAGTTGTTGTAATAAAGTCCATTTTATCATGTCAAGACGGTGTTATTTTCACCCCGACTGCAAATCTCCTATATATGGCCTTCCCAAGGATGACAAAATTAGGCAGCAATggttaaattttatttttaactcgAGTTCTGAACATAACAACCCCAACATATTTCTCTGTGCTGCGCATTTTACGGAGGACAGCTTCATTAATCGTGAAGAATACAATGCTGGTATCGCACAAATGCTTATACTGAAAAATGAATCTGTTCCCACTTTATCAGGACAGCCTGCTGATAATGGACCAAAACCTGTAAGTATGCTTTATTTTGTGATGCgagataatgaaaaaaatatatatgaacGGAGATCAGAGCCATTTGCACACGACAGGGCCAGTCGCAATAGGTTGTAATACACATCTCCAGAGGATTTAGATTGGTTCTTTAATGTTTTGGACGCAATGACTTTGTCACAAGATTTAGCAAACTTTTAAGACCCTTAAAGcgagtgtttttttttgcactgTATTGCCCTGCGAGCGCGAGGTCTTGCTTTCTCCGGGCATGCGCGCATCTCTCTGCGGCGGCTCTCTGTAGTTACCTATGGTAATAACGCGTGAATGAGCTGTGTACCTGCAAAACAGCATTTCTATTCATTTATTTGGGTATTGTTTgatctttgtttgttttgaaaCTGGACTATTTGGACAAATAAACATAACTCGGATAATTTCCTCGGCACTGCTACTGCAAATAAAACTAAACTCAATACAATTCATATtaatgggtcaatgacgtgacgttaattatgTTGGGTccatatggttcaattaaatgtaaaagggttaaaatttcaaatatatttgcagattacttgaatacattttcttttttaaggaccaagtctaaaatttctggttttatttcattttgaaagaatatttgggcggtaattgcaaaaatgtcagtgtGGTGTAACCaatctgtgtcaattggtgtaactagtataaatatattaataaaaaatgtggaataaaatataatcatctagtttagtgtaatatgatttttttcatagattttacataatttgtcaacgattatttataaaaacggagctgttttcagcatatgtcaggacaaatattacaaaaaggcattaaaaattatatttagaaatatctaataaaatgatattttaaaattataattttttatgatgatgaagattacacttaCATGCCATCAGGGTGgttaaaatatgtaatatttcGCACTCTTTGgtgcaattggcggttacaccatttgacattttcaggtccatccagtctttttattgcataaaattaacatatatACACTGTGCatttgaaataaacctgatgcatgtttttaaaacaagtttttgtcactgaccgtAATACAAATGTATGTCAAAAAGTTATTTAGTGGGTCAGTTGTTTGTCAGCTGATATCATTTATAATCtaattgtgtgtgttgtgttgtcagGATCTGGATTGTTGTGAATCTTCAGTGTATGTGACTGATGGGAGCTCCTCAAAAAGTCTGAATTCAGTGAGCACCGAACAAGATCAGACACTGATGGACAAACATCTCTCTGAAGAGACATCCGGTCCCACACAGGAATCAGAGCTCAGTCTTACTTTACTCTGTTACAGTGAGTCAGACAGTGATCAGGAGGATGAATCCTCTGAACAAACCACCAGAGACTTTCAGGTTATCGTCTGTAACGATGAAGAACAGCAGCAGATAATGCAGACCACGCTGAAGACGTGTTCAGTCCAACTGGAGGACTGCAGAAACCTATTGGAGAAAAAAATAGAAACcgacgatgatgatgatgaacaagatgatgatgatgataaagaAGATAagtgtgatgatgatgatgatgattttgTTCCTTCGGATGAGCCTTATGATGACGATAATGATCACTGTATTCCTTCAGGTATGTCtcatttttattctttcttGGCATTGGTGTAAATTCCTGTTTCGGTAAAGAGCATTCAGCAGCCCTGTGGTAttgaattacattttgtattagcATAGCTTTATAAAACTTTGACAAACGTCATCTTTCAATGTCTTGCGAATGTGGAAAATGATCACCTTCTCGTTTTTTGCGTTTGCAGTTagtgtaaagtaaaaaataaaaactattttcaATGCTGTTCTTTTTCTTTCAGATGAGATCAATGAATCTTCTGATGAAGAAAAACCACACAAGTGTCCATACTGTAAGAAGAGATTTTCCAGTACAAGTCAGGTTAAGTCACATGTGGTTTTACACACCAAGGAGAAACCGTATCAATGCAGTGTATGTGGAAAAACTTTTAAGGTTTTACGTTCTTTAACCTTACACGAATTAACACACAGTGAGGAGAAACCCTTTCCATGTACACACTGTGATAAAGGTTTCAATAACAAACATAGTCTAACAAAACATATTAGAgttcacaccggagagaaaccttTCCTCTGCCAACACTGCGGAAAGAGCTTCTCTAATACCAATGGTTTCAGAattcatcagagagttcacaccgGAGAAAAACCTTATCAATGCACTCAATGTGAAAAGAGCTTCGCACGTTACCAGACCTTTAAGCTTCATCGGCAAGTTCACACTGGAGTAAAACCTTATCAGTGTGAGTTTTGTGGGAAGAATTTCACTCGACAGGACAATTTGGCAACACACCGGAGAATTCATACgggagaaaaaccttacaagTGCACTCAGTGTGATAAGGGATTCACCCAAGCGGTTCTCCTGAGACTCCATCAGAAAAaacatactggagagaaaccttaacTGTAGAGATATTCAATCATGTAGGACATTTTAAAAGACTCAAAAGAAGAAACATGCTGAAGAACAAActgaaaatgacaaaaacaaataaaaaatcatggttacaaacattattttacatttatggaaGACTTTGTATTTTCTGTACTGTATTGAAAATAATAGCAGATTTAATTGGATTCAATTAAAACTCtgatgtatttgttgtttttgttttatctaCATTTCTTGTTCTGTGACATTAATAATGTGATACTGGTATTTTCTATACATATTGGTAAttttatacatatacattataAATACATCTGGGAATGGTCACCTAACTTTATTCTTGATTGTAAATAGTTAATCTGGTGTCAGGTGTTGTTATCATATtcctcaaacaaacaaaaaactcaAAGACATCATTTAATATAATGATGAGGattcataataaatatatttaattcaaattctgtacctgtaattattttttattatcttaaGTATTATAATTTAGAAGCAACATAATTTAGATTTAATATTTAGGATTTGTTTCTCCCGTTCCTCCTTATGCGCTTCACCTCCATTCCAGCAGGTGGCGCAAGTGCGCCTAAAGCTGGTTTACAAACAACCGCTATAAAAATCAAAGAAGAAGACGTAGTTGTTGGCCAGCTTGAGAAGATTGTTGTAATAAAGTGCTTTTTACCATGTCAAGACGGTGTTATTTTCACCCCGACTGCAAATCTCCTATATATGGCCTTCccaaggatgagaaaattagGAAGCAATggttaaattttatttttaactcgAGTTCTGAACATAACAACCCCAACATATTTCTCTGTGCTGCGCATTTTACGGAGGACAGCTTCATTAATCGTGAAGAGTACAATGCTGGTATCACACAAATGCTTATCTTGAAAAATGAATCAGTTCCTACTTT
Protein-coding sequences here:
- the LOC135721406 gene encoding uncharacterized protein codes for the protein MSRRCYFHPDCKSPIYGLPKDDKIREQWLSFIFNSSSEHNNPNIFLCAAHFTEDSFINREEYNAGIAQMLNLKKESVPTLSGQRDDNGPNSDVDCCETSVYVTDGSSTDSLDSVSIHQDQLLMDRRLSSGPTQESELGLTLLCYSESDSDQEDESNDKSTKESHDIVCNAKEQQEILQTTVKTCSVQLEDCTNLMEIKIETIEEECDTEDDDKEEDKNKRYDEDDDFDNHCIPSDEINGSSDEAKTHKCPYCKKRFPDALKVKSHVRLHTEEKTYQCSICGKTFRLLRSLRAHEITHRAEKPFPCSHCDKRFSNKNRVMVHERVHTGEKPYLCQDCGKSFSKSHSFRVHLRVHTGEKPYQCSQCEKSFARPEAYRLHRRAHTGVKPYQCSFCGKSFTRRDNLSTHQRIHTGEKPYKCTQCDLGFTQAVLLRLHQKKHTAGKP
- the LOC135723905 gene encoding uncharacterized protein; amino-acid sequence: MSRRCYFHPDCKSPIYGLPKDDKIRQQWLNFIFNSSSEHNNPNIFLCAAHFTEDSFINREEYNAGIAQMLILKNESVPTLSGQPADNGPKPDLDCCESSVYVTDGSSSKSLNSVSTEQDQTLMDKHLSEETSGPTQESELSLTLLCYSESDSDQEDESSEQTTRDFQVIVCNDEEQQQIMQTTLKTCSVQLEDCRNLLEKKIETDDDDDEQDDDDDKEDKCDDDDDDFVPSDEPYDDDNDHCIPSDEINESSDEEKPHKCPYCKKRFSSTSQVKSHVVLHTKEKPYQCSVCGKTFKVLRSLTLHELTHSEEKPFPCTHCDKGFNNKHSLTKHIRVHTGEKPFLCQHCGKSFSNTNGFRIHQRVHTGEKPYQCTQCEKSFARYQTFKLHRQVHTGVKPYQCEFCGKNFTRQDNLATHRRIHTGEKPYKCTQCDKGFTQAVLLRLHQKKHTGEKP